The Sphaerochaeta globosa str. Buddy region ACCAAACCGATGGCCGACCCGATCCCGATCTCCGGGCTGCCTGCATCTATCGAACCGAAGGCGGTTCGATAGAACAGGGTGCCGATGGTATCGGTAGCGTAGTTGGGAGCGCCATCGAGGCCGGTCATAGTATAAATTTGCTCAAATACATTGAGGCTTCCAATAATGGTAAGCACTGTGATAATGGTGATGGAAGGAATGATGAGGGGGAAGATAATCTTCCAGAAGAGCTTCCATTCGCCAACACCCTCCAGATACGCTGCCTCCAGGCACTCGCCGGGGACGTTGTCGATGGCAGCGAGGAACACCAAGGAAGGAAAGCCAACCCACCTCCAGATGTTCACCAGAATAATGGTAGGCGTTGCCAAATGCTCAAGGCCAAGCCATGGCCTTTGCAGAACAGCAAGGCCGACCAGCTTGAGAAAGTTGTTCACCAAGCCTGTAGGCTTGAGGTACATACCCCACAGAAAGCCAACAGCAACAATGGAGAACAACACAGGTATGAAGAAGACTCGTTTGAAGAACTGTGCAAACGGAACATTTCTGCTTAACAGGTATCCAATGAGGAGTCCGAGGGAATTCTGAATTAAGGTAGTAGAGAGAAACCAGACAAGGTTGTTTTTCAGCGCGTTGAAGAAACGCTCCTGATAGGGAAACGTAGTAAGAAGCCTACGAAAGTTCTCAAGGCCGACAAAATCCATTCTGATCAGCTGTTTCCAGGAGAACAGGCTGTTGTACAGGGACATGAACAGCGGAAGGAGTATGAAGAGCCCCACCACCAGAAGGCCCGGGGTGATGAAGAAAGTAATCCAAAGGAGTTTGTTTGTTTGTATTCGTCTCATTCGTTCTCCTGGCTTTGCGCTCAGTGTTCTGTAGCGGCGTTGTCGGTTCATCCGATAGAACTTTTCGCCGTGCAATACTTCGGTACATTCTCTTCCATGCAACTTGGTTGTTTTTCCAAGCATTACCTACGTGCTACACGGCGAGTAGGTGGAAAACGTTCAGCGGCTTGGCTGCAACAGCATAACCGCTGAAGAGTATTCTCTTTTGTACACCTCACCCTGCAGAGGTGACTCCCTCTGCAGGGTGAAATATGTTACTTCTGGAACGGCTTGTAATAGGAGGCGATACCGTCCTGTACTTGCTTCGCGGCCTGAGCGGGAGTGAGCGTACCAGCCATTACACCCTGGGCAGCTGCCTGCCAGAGGGAGGAGCCGGTGGGCTGCTGATAACGGAAGCCTACGAGGAACAAATACGGGGTGGCATTCTTCTGCAACTCAAGAACACGGGCGATGAAGGGGTCGCTGGTGGCGTCTACGCCGGGAACCGAGGTGACCATCTTCAAGTCGGTGACCATGGCCTTGCCGAATTCCTTGGATGAGAGGAACTTCAGGAACTTGACTGCTGCGTCCTTGTTCTTGGACTTGGCATTCATGGCAAAGTTCATGTCTGCATACACCGATACATACGCAGGATCGGTTGCTTTCGGGCCGGGAACTGCGAAAATGTCGAAGTTCAGTTCAGGATTCTGTGTTTTGAAGTAAGCAGCTTCGTAGGAGCCTGCGATCAAATGCGGGGAGAGCTCGTTGAAGAAGTTCGAGCGCATATCCTCGTAGCTGATACCCATATACATGTCGGGCATGTACTTGGTAAGGCTCTTCATCTGCTCAACCATGGCGATGAAAGCCGGGTCCTGGAAGTTCTTCTTGCCGGCGACTACGTCGTTGAAGAACGCGGTTCCGCCGTACAAACTCGGTCCCATACCACCAACCATGGTCTCGAGGCACCAGCCGTCCTTGGCACCGTTGCCTAAGGGAATGTAGCCGGCTTTCTTGGCTGCTTCGAAGTTGGCGATCAGTTCAGCCCAAGTTTTGGGAATGGAAAGACCCATTTCCTTGTACATGTCCTTGTTGTAGTACATGAACACGGTCTGACTTACTGCAGGACTACCATACACCTTGCCGTCGGTGGGGCTTGTGGCTCCCAGAACGGCGGTGGCTGAGTAGTTCTTCAGTTCGGGCATCCAAGCTTCAAGGGGTTCGAGGAAGCCTGAGTCGGCAAAGGTGGCAAGCCCACCGTAGGCACGGCCCTGGAATACATCGGGTCCGGCACCACCGGAAAGGGAAGCAGAGAGAATGGTGTTGTACTCGGTGTTCTTGTGTGCAGTCTGTACGACCTTGATCGTGGGATTGGCTGCTTCAAACAGAGCGATCTGCTTGGCGTAGAAGTCTACGTCCTCAGGTCTCCAGGTCCAGAACTCCAATACAGTCTGAGGAGCCTGGGCTTCTGCTTGTTCCTGTACGCCTGCACCAAAGAGCAAGCTTGCGGTCACGAGGACCAGCAGGAAGCTGATGAGTGTGTGTTTTTTCATGTAACATCTCCTTTTGTGTGATGATTTACCATAAGCAAATTGTCACCCTGCAAAGAAGGGTTGTCAAGGAAAATCAAAAATGATTTCCAGTAAACAAATTTCAATTCTAAAAAATTATTTCATTTGTTACTGAAGTGAAACGTGGTATGCTATCTCTATGAGTGGATGTCTGTATGTAATCAAGCAATTTCTTCCCAACTTGGCTCCCAGTGAACGCAAGGTTGCCGACTTCCTGTTGGCAAACCCGACACAGTCGGTCTCCATGGGTGTACAGGACGTGGCCAAGGCCACCGGTTCCAGTGCAGCGGCCTGCATCCGGTTTGCAAGCCGCCTCGGCTTTGCCGGCTATACGGAACTTCGCATGGCCTTGGCCAAGGAAGTGTTCTCCTCCGAGCGTGTCGCTGAAGAGCAAAAGGTCAGGGAAGTGACCGAGCGCACCAGTGCAGGGGAGCTTGTCCACTTGGTCGTAGGCAGTACCTGTGAAAGTCTGAGGGGAATAGAGAGTGTAATCGATCCCAAGGCAGTGGAAGAATCGGTGGAGGCAATCCTGCATGCTTCGCACTTGCTGATCAGCGGCATTGGAGCAAGTGGTGTTGTTGCCATAGACCTGCAGCAAAAACTTGCACGCTTGGGGCTGAAAGCAGTCTTTACTGCCGACAGCGACATGCAGATAGTGGAAGCCTGTGCCCTGCACAAGCAGGACGTGCTCATTGCCATCTCCTATTCAGGGGAAACCAACAGTGTGCTGAAAGTAGCAAGGGAAGCAAAGAAGAACGAGAGTACCGTTATTGCTATTACCCGCATCGGAGGCAACTCGCTCTCCAAGCTTGCCGATATTACCCTCAATGTTGTGAACAGCGAGTCGCTGTTCCGAGAGGGGGCAACCCTCTCCCGGTTTGGACAGCTACTCGTAGTCGACTTCATTTACACCATGATCCTAGCCCGTTGCCAGAAGCAGATACAGCCGTTACTCAAGCGAAGCTGGGAAGCTGTTGCACATGTATCGGGGTGAGGAGTCAACTGACAAAGGCTTGGGTATAGGGCTATATACCTGTATGCTTCTCCTGCTTGATTTGCATGAACAGTTTTTGCATCCATTCTGGAGCTAGATTCCTATCGGCTTTGTATTCATGCTCAGGTATTCCATCGAAGATTTTGTTTATCTTAGCCATACGGTCGGCTGCTAGATTGGCTTCACCAATTTCTTTCAAACTCGCAACCAGCAATTGCATGCTCTTGCTCGTAAAGGCAAGGTTCTTTGCCGTTGTTCTCTTGAAAATTATTGTTCGGCCGTCCTTAAGTACAAGCTTTCTTGGGGACCCATCAGTAAGAAATACAGCGACTGTTGGAACCTGGGTAGACAATCCTAACTTGTAGAGAGCGTATGATCCTGACAGAGCCAATCTCGATTTTTCCTGCTGTGCTACTGCTTGAGCGATTTCTTCAATGGATGGCGTCACACTCTTTCCCAGTACTCGTGAATACCTTGGGTGCAGATATATTCCAGGGCCGAGTCTTTCAATGAGTCCTTCAGCAATGAGCCGTGATAACACCACTCTGAGAACGGCTCTATTCTCATAGGAAAAAGCGTCAGAGAAAAATATGGTGCCCTCTTTCATGGTTTGTATCTGTTTCCATATTTGCTCTGTTTGAGAGAACTCATTAGTTTGTTTCATATGTTACGATTTTATCATAAAAACGTAACAAGTCAATACAATACCTTATTACCCTGCATTGAAATATATTGCATCATGTTTTTGTTTTCACTGAAAGTTCCTTAGTATTTTATAGTGTAATAATCTGGCTTTGATACTATGAGCTTACAACACACTCCTTCATGGTTCCATTCCCCAAATGGGGGAGAACAACTGGTTGAACTACTTGACCAGATTGCTTCCCAAGCCACCTATAACAAGGATTTTTTCGGCGCTGAGATTGGAAAAGAAGCATGGTAGAAAGCGAGTTCCTGAACTAGCCCCTCTGTATTGAATTCACACAGAAGAAAGGTCGCTTTATTAGCAGATACGTCTTGTATGCGAAATGCCTATTTCTTATAAAACCCAACTCCTTGGTAGCCCTTCTTTGCTTCTTTGGGTTAGTATACAAATCACCTGGAGGAACCTATGGCAGCAAACAATGTCCTGGTAGTCAGCGCCCACGCAGCAGACTACTGTACCCGAAGCGGGGGAACCATACTCAACTTAGTGCAACAAGGCTTTAGCGTACATGTCCTGGCCCTTACCTGCGGAGTTCGGGGTGAGTCGGGCGGATATTGGAAGGATAATCCCCAGGGGACCTATGAAGCATGCTCGGACCTGAGAAAGAGGGAGTCGGCAGAAGCAGCAAAGGCCTTGGGAGCTACCATCGAGTTTCTTGACTGGGACGACTATCCCTTGGTAATCGATGCTGATCGTACCCGGTATTTGATCAAGCGGGTGCTTCAGATCAGGCCCGAGATTATTCTCACCCATTGGACTGTCGACCCCACCAATCCCGACCATGCCAATACAGGCAATGCTGTAGTAATGGCCTGCAACAGCGCCTCCCAATTGGGAGCATTACCTGGTACTGTAGCCCACTACTACCCGAACATCTATTTCTTTGAACCAACGGTTCCCATGAGTGAGTTCAATAAGTTCGACCCCGACTTCTATGTAGACATCACAGCCAACCAGCAGAAGAAAATGGAGGCTATAGCAAAGTTCGGCTGCCAGCCACAGCTCGGAGACTTCTATGTGCACTTTGCCAAGCATCGTGCCTTCCAGGCACGCATCTGGACAAAGCTGAACATAGAATACGCAGAAGGCTTCAAGCGCTTTGTACCCTATGTGGGAAAGAGCCTGCCGATCAGCCAGAGGGGCTGATACGCATCCGATTCTGATTAACCAAAAAGCCAAATACCTGGTTTAGTGTCTCTATGCCTAAGCATTCTCTCCCTGGGAGAGAGTGCTATAAAGGCCTGGGAAAGAAAGTCTCAGATACATGCTAAACATATGACATATACTATAGTTATACAGATTATTTTGAGTGTATATATGTACAAAAGAGTGAAGGATATCCATAACAATTTCCAAGAAACACATTCACATGTCATATGTTATTCAGCAATACACCCCTAAAAATTGATTGAATTGAAATACTTTGATAATTTCTAGAATATTTTGACCTCTATACAAAGAGATAAAATGTTAGGATTGACATAAGACTTGAGTATGATTACATTTCTGATAACAAAACAATTCAATACAGCCTGAGGGTGTCTCAAACATCATCCATTGCATGCTGGGGCAGCCCAATACGAAGGAGAAAGATGATGAAGAAGATTCTATTGGTGTTGGTTGTGTGTATCGGCCTATGTACTCCTGTTTTTGCAGCCAGCCCCGAACCAGCTAGCTTTGATGTGAGTACTGTGGTGCAGGGAATCAATAGAATGAAAATTACCACAACCCAATTTTCTGGGAATCCTGAACAATTTGAGAGTGCTGAAACGTATACCGGACCTCTCCAGGTCACAAGCGCTGGGAATCAGGACTTCAGTGCCTACCTAACAATTCTCTCAAACAATCGCAAAGGGTATTCTGTCTCCATGAGTGCCACAGCCATGGCTAGCGCCGTAACCGGACAAGCCACCGCCTACATAGACTACATCGTAACGATAAACGGACAGTCGATAACCACTGATGGAGCTACCAGCCTCACCCCTGTCGATGTTATTACCGTACCAAGCATGGCCGGGCTGGGAAGCCAATCAGACAAACTATCCATTAACGTGGACCAGGCGAAATTCGACGCAGCCGTGGAAGGAACCTATACCGGTACCGTCACCTTCGTGTACACCGCCAATAGTTAATTTGTCTCAGAAAGGCATTAGCATGCTCCTTGTCTTATCGCTTGGCTTTCAATGCAGCCAAACCTGATCGGGCATCGGAAGGAACGGTGAATATGTACCTACCTACACCGACGTATCCGAATGAGGGACGGCTTACCAAGACTCATACACTGCAGTCGTAGGTATTGCACGAAAAGCTATGACATAGTGACTATGTAATAGTTTCTGATTGAAAAGAAATGTATTGTATTTCCAAGAATAAAAATGCAATTCTGGGCTGGTATGTTACCGCTGAAACGGCAATTACCATGCAGATGAAAACAGGAAAAGAAGTCTCTGTATGAAAAAATAGCGCTTCTTCACTGAGGAGCCTTTCCTTTTCATCGAGTAATACTACTTTGTATTTCTTTGCTCATAGGCAAGCTACATAGCCTAAAATTACTACACTTTTTGCATAGTTGTAATGAAAATCGTATATTTTCAGTTGAAGCAATTACAAAGCAATGCTACTATGGCACTCAACACCGGGGTTGGTTACCCATTCTTCTGTCATAGGCGTAACTTTTACCTTGGTTGCAGGTTTTCTTCAGTGAGATACAGCAGAGCGTTTTATGCTGTACTTGCAGGAAGAATATATACCGTGTTTGTTTCGGCAGCCGGTGTATAGTGGAAGGGTTCCTCTTTACTGCATCCCTTTGGGGCCTGTAGTGGCGAAGCTTTGTCTGCTATTCCTGCGAAGAAACTCACATAAGAAATTAATCAAGAAATCTGTCCTAGTTCGAAAAAGAAGACTTCGAACTAGGGAGATTCATAGATACTGTTCAATTTATGAACATTGTATACATTCTATAGCATTATGTTACCTGAATATACAACCAAGGAATTTTCTATTCTCTCCTACATCGATCAGAACTCAGACGCGACGCAACGCGAACTGTCTGAACATGTCGGTGTGTCCTTGGGAACCATCAACATTGTCCTAAAGAAGCTGATTAAGAAAGGCCTGGTTAAGATTGAGAAGCTCCAACCCAACTCCATCCGATACTTCCTCACTCCCAGTGGCATAGCCAACAAGCTGGAGAGGACGTATGGGTATATAGTGAGGACGTATAGGGAGCTGTTGCAGTATCAACAACAGATAGCAACAGCAGTGAACTCCATACATAGGGCCAATCCTGGAAAGAAGGTTTGCTTCTATGGTCCGAATGATGAAATCTTTCAAATAATTACTACTGTGCTAGCTGTAGGCGAATTGCCTGCAGAGGTGTACACAGAGCACTCAATAATCTTGTTTACTAAATTGTTCTCACCTGCTGATGTCGTTCTTCTTGTATGGAATACGGAGGATGAAACCGCGCTCAAGGAGCGTGGATTCATATGCGAGAACCTTCTCTCTGTTTTGCATGTCTAGTAAGGAATATATACATGGAATTACATAAGCCCATTCCTTTTTCTCCTCCTGATATTACCCAAGAAGAGATTGATGAAGTTGTTGATGCCTTGAGGTCAGGTTGGATTACCACAGGACCTAAGACAAAGCTCTTTGAGAAGCATCTTGCAGAATTCTGCAATACGAGTACTGTGTGTTGCTTAAACTCAGCAACTGCAGCCCTTGAATTGGCTTTGATTCTCATGGGTATAGGCCCAGGTGATGAGGTCATCACCAGCGCCTACACCTATACCGCCTCATGCAGTCCAATTGTTCATGTGGGAGCTACTCCCGTACTAGTTGATGTTGCCCCT contains the following coding sequences:
- a CDS encoding carbohydrate ABC transporter permease; this translates as MRRIQTNKLLWITFFITPGLLVVGLFILLPLFMSLYNSLFSWKQLIRMDFVGLENFRRLLTTFPYQERFFNALKNNLVWFLSTTLIQNSLGLLIGYLLSRNVPFAQFFKRVFFIPVLFSIVAVGFLWGMYLKPTGLVNNFLKLVGLAVLQRPWLGLEHLATPTIILVNIWRWVGFPSLVFLAAIDNVPGECLEAAYLEGVGEWKLFWKIIFPLIIPSITIITVLTIIGSLNVFEQIYTMTGLDGAPNYATDTIGTLFYRTAFGSIDAGSPEIGIGSAIGLVIYVLTFFTSLLSIFVTRKREVQL
- a CDS encoding ABC transporter substrate-binding protein, whose translation is MKKHTLISFLLVLVTASLLFGAGVQEQAEAQAPQTVLEFWTWRPEDVDFYAKQIALFEAANPTIKVVQTAHKNTEYNTILSASLSGGAGPDVFQGRAYGGLATFADSGFLEPLEAWMPELKNYSATAVLGATSPTDGKVYGSPAVSQTVFMYYNKDMYKEMGLSIPKTWAELIANFEAAKKAGYIPLGNGAKDGWCLETMVGGMGPSLYGGTAFFNDVVAGKKNFQDPAFIAMVEQMKSLTKYMPDMYMGISYEDMRSNFFNELSPHLIAGSYEAAYFKTQNPELNFDIFAVPGPKATDPAYVSVYADMNFAMNAKSKNKDAAVKFLKFLSSKEFGKAMVTDLKMVTSVPGVDATSDPFIARVLELQKNATPYLFLVGFRYQQPTGSSLWQAAAQGVMAGTLTPAQAAKQVQDGIASYYKPFQK
- a CDS encoding MurR/RpiR family transcriptional regulator, with the translated sequence MSGCLYVIKQFLPNLAPSERKVADFLLANPTQSVSMGVQDVAKATGSSAAACIRFASRLGFAGYTELRMALAKEVFSSERVAEEQKVREVTERTSAGELVHLVVGSTCESLRGIESVIDPKAVEESVEAILHASHLLISGIGASGVVAIDLQQKLARLGLKAVFTADSDMQIVEACALHKQDVLIAISYSGETNSVLKVAREAKKNESTVIAITRIGGNSLSKLADITLNVVNSESLFREGATLSRFGQLLVVDFIYTMILARCQKQIQPLLKRSWEAVAHVSG
- a CDS encoding DUF6088 family protein, which codes for MKQTNEFSQTEQIWKQIQTMKEGTIFFSDAFSYENRAVLRVVLSRLIAEGLIERLGPGIYLHPRYSRVLGKSVTPSIEEIAQAVAQQEKSRLALSGSYALYKLGLSTQVPTVAVFLTDGSPRKLVLKDGRTIIFKRTTAKNLAFTSKSMQLLVASLKEIGEANLAADRMAKINKIFDGIPEHEYKADRNLAPEWMQKLFMQIKQEKHTGI
- a CDS encoding PIG-L deacetylase family protein, which translates into the protein MAANNVLVVSAHAADYCTRSGGTILNLVQQGFSVHVLALTCGVRGESGGYWKDNPQGTYEACSDLRKRESAEAAKALGATIEFLDWDDYPLVIDADRTRYLIKRVLQIRPEIILTHWTVDPTNPDHANTGNAVVMACNSASQLGALPGTVAHYYPNIYFFEPTVPMSEFNKFDPDFYVDITANQQKKMEAIAKFGCQPQLGDFYVHFAKHRAFQARIWTKLNIEYAEGFKRFVPYVGKSLPISQRG
- a CDS encoding winged helix-turn-helix transcriptional regulator codes for the protein MLPEYTTKEFSILSYIDQNSDATQRELSEHVGVSLGTINIVLKKLIKKGLVKIEKLQPNSIRYFLTPSGIANKLERTYGYIVRTYRELLQYQQQIATAVNSIHRANPGKKVCFYGPNDEIFQIITTVLAVGELPAEVYTEHSIILFTKLFSPADVVLLVWNTEDETALKERGFICENLLSVLHV